Sequence from the Longimicrobiaceae bacterium genome:
CGGCCGGACGCGCTGGACCTGCGCGAGCGCTTCCCGTACGACTCCACCGTCGCCGCGCTGGAAGCGAACCCGGAGCGCTTCTTCCGCAGCCATCTCTGCTCCGGGGTGACCGCCACCTTCGACGTGGGCGGCTACCCGTGGACGTGGGACCTGAGGGCGCGGGCGGAACGGTCGACCTCCGCTCCGCACGTGGCCGCGGCGGGTCCGCTGATCACCCCGTTCGCGCCGCAGCAGCTCCTCCTGCCGGGAACCCAGCAGTTCATCCGCATGGAGAGCGATTCCCTCACCCGCGCGGCGGTCCGCTTCGTCACCAGCTGGAAGTCGGACGCGGTCAAGGTCTGGATGGTGGTGGGGCCGTCCTCGGCCGACACCGCCGCCTGGGTGCGCCGCCTGGGAATCGCCGCCGAGGAGGCGCGCGCCGCCCGCACCCCGCTGATCGTGCACGCCACGAACCTCTGGGCCGCGAAGCACGCCCTCCGGGCGGGCGCGAAGCTGCTCGTGCACTCGGTGGAGGACCGGCCCGTCGACGAGGAGTTCCTGCGGCTGGCGCGCGAAGCGGGCGCCTACTACAACCCCACGCTCACGGTGCGCGAGGGGTACGTGGAGCTGCGGGAGAGGCGCTTCCGGCCCGACGTGCCGCTGGAGTGCGTGGACCCCGACACGCGGCGGAAGGCCTTCCTCACCGACTCCATCGGCGGGGGGCGGGTGGACCCCGAGTTCAACGACCGGATCCGGCAGGGCTACCGCACCATGCTGGAGAACCTGAAGCGGGTGCACGATGCCGGCATCCCCGTCGCCATGGGGACCGACGCCGGGAACCCGCTGACGCTGCACGGCCCCTCGGTGTACCGGGAGATGGAGGCGATGGTGGAGGCCGGGCTCACGCCCATGGAGGTGCTGGTCGCGTCGACGCGGAACGGCGCCCGCGCCATGGGGCGGACGGACTTCGGCACCCTGGAGCCCGGGAAGCTCGCCGACCTGGTGGTGCTGGACGCCGACCCTCTCGCGGACATCGGCAACCTGCGCCGGGTGGCGCTGGTGGCGCGCGGCGGGGAGGTGTGGACGCGGAAGGAGCTGGAGTACCGCTGAAATGGGCAGCGACCTGCCGAAGCGGGCCCTCGTCCTGGCGCTGCTGGCCGTGGCCGCCTGCGGGGGGGAGGACGAAGAGCCGCCGCCGCCCAACCCCGTCCCCACCCCGGGCGTCCCCGTGATCCCGGTGGAAGGGAAGCGGGTCCCGGTGACGCGGATCCCGCCCGTGGGCTTCGAGTGGCCCGGCGGCGTCGCCGTCGCGTCCCCGCGGCCGGGCGTGATCTCGGCGACCTACTACCTGGACAACCCCTGCCGGCACGTGCCCCGCGGCGCCGTCCGCAGCTTCCGCGGCGACACGGTCGCGGTCGTGGTGCGCTGGCCGCGGGTGGAGCCGGACAGCTCGCGGAAGTGTCCCCAGGACACGACGCCCGACGCGTTCCGCATCGAGTTCGCGGAGGTCCCGTCCGGCCCCCACACCTTCGCCATGTTCGAGGCCATCGAGGGGCAGACGGCCGCGGCGCTCTCGCACGTGACGGAGGTGGAGGTCCAGTAGCTCCGGCTCAGAAGAAGACCCGGTACACCAGCGACACGTTGCGCCCGGGTCCCGGGGCGAAGTCCTTGATCCGGCTGGTGGCCTCGCGGTGCACCTCGTCCGCCAGGTTCTCGCCGCGGAGGGCGAGGGAGTGCGCCGCGCCGCCGCGGACGAAGCGGATCCCGGCATGCACGCGGAAGAGGGTGTGGGCGGGGGTGGGGAGCTCGTCCGCGGCGCCCACGCGCGTCTGCCGCAGCTCGTGGTGCACGTCGCCGCCCACGGAGAGCACGTCGCCCTCCCAGCGGACCGACGCACCCAGGCGCGGCGGGGGCATGAACGAGAGCGGCGTCCCGTCCGCGAGCGAGGCGTGCAGGTAGTCCCCCATCGCCCCGAGCACCACCCGCTCCCCGGCCGCCCACTCCACCGACCCCTCCACCCCGCGCAGCACGGCGCGGTCCTGCACGTACGCGAACACCGGGAGCCGGACCCCGCCCACCAGCGTGTCGCCCCGGGCCGCCAGGTGCACGTAGCCGGCGACGGCGTTGCGGTAGGCGGCGAGCTGCCCGTTCCACCTCCGTCCGCGGGCGTTCACCACCCCCTCGGCCGACCACCCCCGCTCCGCCTCCAGCCCCGGGTCGCCCAGCTCCAGCGACCCCGTCCCGGCATGCGGCGCGCCGGAGAACAGCTCCTCCAC
This genomic interval carries:
- a CDS encoding amidohydrolase family protein, whose translation is MTRRTLLLAAAALLALAPAAQAQGGRYDAAARAADSAGALAAFRSNIAAIHGRDRAAYLRHYLQSPRLARTGPGGTQWGYAGLASGDPDSWPDTLVATHFEVVPVAPGVVYGAYRYRVVQGGSQRGVSERVLVKQPDGSWKVAVSTAFGSPGDTPVPAFAFTGATLVDGTGAAPRTGTVVMRGGKIACVGECEVGPDVHAIDARGKWIVPGLVDAHVHYSQTGWADGRPDALDLRERFPYDSTVAALEANPERFFRSHLCSGVTATFDVGGYPWTWDLRARAERSTSAPHVAAAGPLITPFAPQQLLLPGTQQFIRMESDSLTRAAVRFVTSWKSDAVKVWMVVGPSSADTAAWVRRLGIAAEEARAARTPLIVHATNLWAAKHALRAGAKLLVHSVEDRPVDEEFLRLAREAGAYYNPTLTVREGYVELRERRFRPDVPLECVDPDTRRKAFLTDSIGGGRVDPEFNDRIRQGYRTMLENLKRVHDAGIPVAMGTDAGNPLTLHGPSVYREMEAMVEAGLTPMEVLVASTRNGARAMGRTDFGTLEPGKLADLVVLDADPLADIGNLRRVALVARGGEVWTRKELEYR